The proteins below are encoded in one region of Brassica napus cultivar Da-Ae chromosome A6, Da-Ae, whole genome shotgun sequence:
- the LOC106351133 gene encoding transcription factor bHLH95-like yields the protein MSIQFNMTNAQEGFMWGISSSDDSGGGSRRIEKQLPLPQPSLLLENPISMDKKDAKGKKRTKRNGKNHVEDSPDHEIHIWTERERRKKMRDMFSKLHALLPQLPPKADKSTIVDEAVSSIKSLEQTLQKLQMKKLEKLQYSSASNTTTSPTTLLTPISHHSQILPVGAAPADCYSREAFLADQISSSITNLPYPCNDPTAAFDIWSSSNVVLNICGNEAFFNICCPKDKSGVFTNVCYLFEKYNIEVVFANVSSNVYRSTYVIQAQVSPSYENQLLGDGFGVGDIFKQAANELALYFSSP from the exons ATGAGCATCCAATTCAATATGACTAATGCTCAAGAGGGTTTTATGTGGGGCATATCCAGTTCTGATGATTCTGGAGGCGGTAGTAGAAGAATCGAGAAGCAACTACCTCTACCGCAACCTTCTCTTCTGTTAGAAAATCCGATCTCGATGGATAAGAAGGAtgcaaaaggaaagaaaaggaCGAAAAGAAATGGAAAAAATCATGTTGAAGACTCACCTGATCATGAAATACATATATGGACcgagagagaaaggaggaagaaaatgagggacATGTTCTCTAAACTACATGCTTTGCTTCCCCAGCTTCCTCCTAAG GCTGACAAATCAACAATTGTAGACGAAGCAGTGAGCTCCATCAAATCCCTTGAACAAACTTTGCAAAAGCTCCAAATGAAAAAGCTCGAGAAACTTCAATATTCTTCTGCCTCAAACACAACTACTTCTCCTACAACTCTGCTCACACCAATCTCACACCATTCTCAAATCCTTCCCGTAGGTGCCGCCCCAGCAGATTGTTACTCTCGTGAAGCTTTCTTGGCCGATCAGATATCTTCTTCCATCACAAACCTGCCTTACCCTTGTAATGACCCGACCGCTGCTTTCGATATTTGGTCCTCAAGTAACGTCGTGCTGAATATCTGTGGGAATGAAGCTTTCTTCAATATTTGTTGCCCAAAAGACAAATCAGGAGTTTTCACTAATGTTTGTTACTTGTTTGAGAAGTACAACATTGAAGTCGTGTTTGCTAATGTCTCCTCTAATGTTTACCGGAGCACCTACGTGATCCAAGCACAG GTAAGTCCGAGTTATGAGAATCAGTTACTGGGAGATGGATTTGGAGTAGGGGATATTTTCAAGCAAGCTGCTAATGAACTGGCCTTATATTTTTCATCTCCTTGA